From Chryseobacterium shandongense, the proteins below share one genomic window:
- a CDS encoding cyanophycinase yields the protein MTKPVGKLIVIGGAVNKGSFAETDFDQNIEKNLNFFERGILRKIINESKNKENSVIEIITTASQIPQIVGSEYKKAFEFLGAKNVNILDIHNREEANSDAIVARANAADVVMFTGGDQLRLTSILGGTRFHDTILLKYQEQDFIYSGTSAGAAAASENMIYQGSSSEALLKGEIKTTQGLGLIDNVIIDTHFVQRGRIGRLFQAVVNNPRTLGIGLGEDTGLFIHNDVMTAVGSGLVILVDGRFIKDTNLTNINLGEPISIDNLTVHVMSMNDHYDLTTKVLTIENSQFNPIPQEK from the coding sequence ATGACGAAACCTGTAGGAAAATTAATTGTAATCGGCGGTGCTGTAAACAAAGGAAGTTTTGCTGAAACCGATTTTGATCAGAATATAGAAAAAAACCTGAATTTTTTTGAGAGAGGAATTCTTAGAAAAATCATCAACGAATCCAAGAATAAGGAAAATTCTGTCATTGAAATCATTACTACAGCCTCACAAATCCCACAGATTGTAGGCTCTGAATATAAAAAAGCTTTTGAATTTTTAGGCGCTAAAAATGTAAATATATTAGATATTCACAACCGTGAAGAGGCTAATTCTGATGCTATTGTTGCAAGGGCAAATGCCGCGGATGTTGTCATGTTTACAGGTGGAGACCAACTAAGACTGACATCCATTCTTGGCGGAACAAGATTTCATGATACTATTCTATTGAAATATCAGGAACAGGATTTTATTTATTCAGGAACTTCCGCCGGAGCTGCTGCAGCTTCAGAAAATATGATCTATCAAGGAAGCAGTTCTGAGGCACTGCTGAAAGGAGAAATTAAAACCACACAAGGATTAGGATTGATTGATAATGTGATCATCGACACACACTTTGTACAGAGAGGAAGGATCGGAAGACTTTTCCAGGCAGTAGTAAACAATCCAAGAACTCTTGGAATAGGTTTAGGGGAAGATACAGGTCTTTTTATTCATAATGATGTAATGACCGCCGTAGGTTCCGGACTAGTAATCCTCGTTGACGGAAGATTCATTAAGGATACCAATCTTACCAATATTAATCTCGGAGAACCCATTTCCATTGATAATCTTACCGTTCATGTAATGTCCATGAATGATCATTATGATCTTACTACAAAAGTACTGACAATAGAGAATTCCCAGTTTAATCCAATTCCTCAGGAAAAATAA
- a CDS encoding YtxH domain-containing protein, producing the protein MGNKTKGLLALVGLGALAYWKYKNSSPEQQQIVKDKFNNAKDNLNKWGNDIKDRANNVASQVQEKAGEFKNKAEDSVNKAQETVS; encoded by the coding sequence ATGGGAAATAAGACAAAAGGTTTATTGGCATTAGTCGGATTAGGAGCTTTAGCATATTGGAAATACAAAAACTCAAGCCCTGAACAACAACAAATAGTAAAAGATAAATTCAATAATGCAAAGGACAACCTAAACAAATGGGGAAATGATATTAAAGACAGAGCCAACAATGTTGCTTCCCAGGTTCAGGAAAAAGCCGGAGAATTTAAGAACAAGGCAGAAGATAGTGTAAATAAGGCACAGGAAACTGTAAGCTAA
- a CDS encoding isoaspartyl peptidase/L-asparaginase: MKVIIHGGFFSESDQSHEVKTAKQESLKNIVKKAFDFLQNNSAFDTAAFAVSLLEDDELYNAGTGSQIQSDGIIRMSAAIMDGETQKLSGVINIQEVKNPVFVAKELMKEDDRVLGGSGAKKYAETHGFENFSTEIPKRRAEYEEKLNNGGKGTVGCVAIDKDGKLAVATSTGGKGFEIPGRISDSATVAGNYANSFCAVSCTGVGEDIVSNATAAKIVTRVTDGMSLQEAFDKTFNELKTIDGFAGAIAIDKKGNIYHLDSYPTMVFASFDGENFETFQ; this comes from the coding sequence ATGAAGGTAATCATTCACGGTGGATTCTTTTCAGAAAGCGATCAGAGTCATGAAGTAAAAACGGCCAAACAGGAGTCTTTGAAAAATATCGTAAAAAAAGCTTTTGATTTTCTACAGAATAATTCTGCTTTTGATACGGCTGCTTTTGCAGTTTCTCTACTGGAAGATGATGAACTCTACAATGCAGGAACAGGATCCCAGATTCAAAGTGACGGAATCATCAGAATGAGTGCGGCAATTATGGATGGCGAAACACAAAAGCTAAGCGGTGTGATCAATATTCAGGAGGTGAAAAACCCTGTTTTTGTAGCAAAGGAGCTGATGAAAGAAGATGATCGTGTTCTGGGCGGAAGCGGTGCTAAAAAATATGCTGAAACTCATGGTTTCGAAAATTTCTCTACTGAAATTCCTAAAAGAAGAGCAGAATACGAAGAAAAATTAAACAACGGCGGGAAGGGTACTGTCGGCTGCGTTGCAATTGATAAGGACGGAAAATTAGCAGTCGCAACATCTACCGGAGGAAAGGGATTTGAAATTCCTGGAAGGATTTCAGATTCTGCAACTGTCGCCGGAAATTATGCCAATTCTTTTTGTGCCGTAAGCTGTACCGGAGTGGGTGAAGATATCGTAAGCAATGCTACTGCAGCAAAAATCGTAACAAGAGTTACGGACGGAATGTCTCTCCAAGAAGCTTTCGACAAAACTTTCAATGAGCTCAAAACAATCGACGGTTTTGCCGGAGCAATTGCGATTGATAAGAAGGGAAATATATATCATCTTGACTCTTATCCCACTATGGTTTTTGCAAGTTTTGATGGTGAAAATTTTGAAACCTTCCAATAA